In Carya illinoinensis cultivar Pawnee chromosome 16, C.illinoinensisPawnee_v1, whole genome shotgun sequence, a single window of DNA contains:
- the LOC122299033 gene encoding protein FAR1-RELATED SEQUENCE 5-like codes for MADSSALGVSEEPLYNLDSDELEAESVDIQCDVNVEDGVNVEDGVNVMPSSSSCPLEPYVGMLFDDVEDAQAYYKAYARRKGFAIRTNHTRLSKDDKKLLAVDYVCTREGFRRINRKEKERIMPEPDETKIGCKALMGIKKDGEHWIVNKFVVGHNHILLTPRSTSFLRGHRGVTKVQKKLIMTLNEFGVPTRKIMSVLSKESGGDFNVGCIGKDVENFLGTKRRKVFEEGDAQRLYSYFRDRQFKEPGFVYSMQVDKDGCMGSCFWADARSRSAYQYFGDVVTFDATYLTNIYKMPFVPFSGVNHHHQTIMFGCALLVNETAESYTWLLRTWQEAMLGRAPSTIITDDDKAMAKAIAEVLPNTTHRLCLWHILQKFPEHLAHVYNKFPDFQSRFRHCIHETITIAEFEEEWASILMKYDLGENTWLQNLYIRREKWVPAYLRSTFCAGMSTTQRSESMNKFFKDYVRSSTMVSDFVHQYEAAIDARYFKEKEKDVRTKSTRAILKTPLKIEEEAALIYTRKSFMIFQDELFDSLLYISRKLSTESESKTYGVTPYGKETPVYHVTLESGEGVATCTCHKWEFMGILCKHILCVFGKKGKLDRLAQHYVLERWTTNAKSRPIPDIPSPTGLLQLGLDDPTMRKSKSMIQLYDIVELGSQSEEKHSFLTRALEKIHKELLAMEDHVDTEGTHYSNRGVFCSIDQVLTSQVVSNFSQTVQDPPRVPTKGRPKSLRSKNPKETQTTKKRRCSICKAEGHAKNNCPSVRDVRPTSVNLSQPM; via the exons ATGGCTGACTCTAGCGCGCTTGGTGTTTCTGAG GAACCACTTTATAATCTTGATAGTGATGAACTTGAGGCTGAAAGTGTAGACATTCAATGTGATGTGAATGTTGAAGATGGGGTCAATGTCGAAGATGGGGTCAATGTGATGCCCTCTTCGAGTAGTTGTCCTTTGGAGCCATATGTCGGTATGTTATTTGACGATGTGGAAGACGCCCAAGCATATTATAAAGCATATGCAAGGCGTAAAGGATTTGCTATTCGGACGAATCATACTCGATTGtctaaagatgataaaaaactACTTGCAGTAGACTATGTATGCACAAGGGAAGGATTTCGGCGGATAAATcggaaagaaaaagaacgaaTAATGCCTGAACCTGACGAGACAAAGATTGGATGTAAAGCTTTGATGGGTATAAAAAAAGATGGTGAACACTGGATAGTCAACAAGTTTGTGGTTGGACATAACCATATTTTACTCACACCAAGAAGTACTAGTTTCCTACGTGGACATAGGGGAGTTACTAAAGtccaaaaaaaacttataatgaCTTTGAATGAGTTCGGGGTACCAACAAGGAAGATTATGTCGGTGTTGAGTAAAGAATCAGGTGGTGACTTCAATGTTGGCTGTATTGGCAAGGATGTAGAAAATTTCTTGGGCACCAAAAGGAGAAAAGTTTTTGAAGAGGGTGATGCACAACGACTATATTCCTACTTTCGTGATCGCCAATTTAAAGAACCTGGATTTGTGTATTCCATGCAAGTTGATAAAGATGGGTGTATGGGAAGTTGCTTTTGGGCTGATGCTAGATCAAGATCGGCATACCAGTATTTTGGAGACGTTGTCACATTTGATGCCACATACCTGACCAACATTTATAAAATGCCATTTGTGCCGTTTTCAGGAGTCAACCATCATCATCAGACAATCATGTTTGGTTGTGCTTTGTTAGTTAATGAGACAGCGGAGTCATATACATGGTTATTGAGAACCTGGCAAGAGGCAATGCTTGGGCGTGCCCCTTCAACGATAATTACCGATGATGATAAGGCGATGGCGAAAGCTATTGCAGAGGTACTACCGAATACAACTCATAGGTTGTGCTTGTGGCACATTCTTCAAAAGTTTCCTGAACACTTGGCCCATGTATATAATAAGTTTCCTGACTTTCAATCCCGATTTCGTCATTGCATCCATGAGACTATTACAATTGCTGAGTTCGAAGAGGAATGGGCATCGATATTGATGAAGTATGATTTAGGAGAAAATACTTGGCTGCAAAATCTTTACATTCGACGAGAAAAGTGGGTTCCGGCTTACTTGCGTTCAACATTCTGTGCCGGGATGTCAACAACTCAACGGAGTGAAAGTATgaacaaatttttcaaagactATGTTCGATCCAGTACTATGGTCAGTGACTTTGTTCATCAGTATGAGGCGGCTATAGATGCACGTTATtttaaagagaaagagaaagatgtGCGGACGAAGTCTACTCGTGCGATATTGAAGACACCTCTTAAAATTGAAGAGGAGGCAGCACTGATTTATACAAGAAAGTCTTTTATGATCTTTCAGGATGAGTTGTTTGATAGTCTACTGTACATATCAAGAAAATTGTCCACAGAGAGTGAAAGCAAGACTTATGGGGTGACACCCTATGGTAAAGAAACACCTGTTTACCATGTCACGTTGGAGAGTGGTGAAGGTGTTGCCACATGTACGTGCCATAAGTGGGAGTTTATGGGGATTCTCTGCAAGCATATCTTGTGTGTTTTTGGCAAGAAAGGTAAGTTAGATAGATTGGCACAGCATTATGTATTGGAAAGATGGACTACTAATGCTAAGAGTCGGCCAATCCCTGACATACCAAGTCCTACAGGGCTCCTTCAGCTAGGATTAGATGATCCTACGATGAGAAAAAGCAAGTCCATGATACAACTTTATGACATTGTTGAACTTGGGTCGCAATCAGAAGAAAAACACAGTTTCCTCACCCGTGCATTAGAGAAGATTCATAAAGAATTACTTGCAATGGAAGATCACGTAGATACTGAGGGAACACATTATTCAAATAGAGGAGTATTTTGCAGTATTGATCAAGTATTAACaagtcaagttgtatcaaacTTTTCACAAACGGTTCAGGACCCTCCACGGGTGCCAACAAAAGGTCGACCAAAGTCTTTGAGATCCAAGAATCCAAAAGAAACgcaaacaacaaagaaaagacgTTGTAGCATTTGCAAGGCTGAAGGACATGCTAAGAACAATTGCCCCTCAGTAAG GGATGTTCGGCCAACATCTGTCAACCTGTCACAACCAATGTAA